In the genome of Mangifera indica cultivar Alphonso chromosome 9, CATAS_Mindica_2.1, whole genome shotgun sequence, the window TACTGACTGTTTTTGAGGTAATATCTACAATGGTGCCTATAAAAATGTTCCCCTCGCTATCCAGTGCAGCATTTGTTTTGCACTTGGACGTCGGGGAACTAAATCTGTTGGAACGATTGTTTGTGCCCGGAATTCAAGGAAATTCAATGGTTTCATGTAAGACCAGTTTAATTTATTGGAAGTCCAATGGAAAGGCTTGACTTGTTACATGCTGATAAATACAAGATGCCAATGAAGATCCAACTCAAACGTTGATTGGTGGAGTAAATTAAGTTTTCTTTCACAGTTGTGCAGACTAACTAATGGAGATGGACCAGGTAAAACTTGGACTGGATGACCACTTCTGGTACCAGTCATGATGGTGACACAAAACACAGCTAGTttagagagcttataggttaACATGCCTTGAGTTTGTCTGAAATGAACTAGTCTGAGTCAACTTGTATTTGAATACTCTATGATCCCTAACCATTCCATAGCCATGGCAACATGGCAACTTCACAATTCATTTTGGGAATATATGGAAATGATGTCAACTCTCTATACAAGATTTGTAAGTTTAGGTAGTGGGAAACACGTGTATCCACATAATATGATGGGTAGTGATGAAAATTTTCTGGGGAAAAATAGAACGAGGTCTTTTAGGAGGACTATATTTGCACAAAATAAAAtactcttaattattttattttatttcatttcagtATTCTTGAAATAAAATAGAGGGTGTTTTTATTATCTATAGACTTCGAAAAGCTTTATTTAAGTAGAATAATGTCATTTACCTTTTAAAAAAGGTAACTAATGAGAATGATTGGATTTATacaaaattgatcaattttttaaaggttataAATATATAGCTAAAACCCAAATTTATATACCAAAATACCATCACTCCCTAGTTTATAAATTCCAATGCTTTATATAAATCAACATGACAACTAAACTttccaaagttaaaaaattttcatttttgcttaaattcaAACATCATGGTTTCACAATCAGGGAaaaaagtttattattattattattattattattattattattattattatacatgaacattaactcaaaattttatttatgtgacGATTGTGTATTGATTTGATAAGTTTGAAgtacatttcaaaattatttagtgatgtttaaaattatatttttatagttaaaaaatgTTAGGGGGTTAGCTAATAGTTTACATATTGTgggtttaattaatattttgaatatagagggttaattgatattttatatatagaaattttttgatattttacatctacaaggttaattaatattttatcatatgggGGTAAAtggatattttttgaaaattcatgtTGAATATGAAAAATGCTAAAAAATTCTAGGGGgtttcatgtttttttatttttaggattgatcaacataataaattttattgttattttggtTTGGCATAAAGGGGAATGAAGACTGATGGACAGTAATAGAATGAAATAAGTTAgaagtgaaaataaaatagtaaagaTTCTTGTGAACGGGATGTTGGAGAAATTAGTTTGATCAATGAGCAAATATCTTTATAAGttaatgtttatgatttttgaCTTAGGAATCTAAATGTGAAATGATGAGGGGGTTGTCGCATGTTAGATACTTATGAGATATTTTATACACACGTTTGATATGAGGGCATTCATGGTAAGATGTCAATCTACAAGTCTAATTATTTTGTGTGCATAGAAACAGGGACTACACTAGTGATAGATTTCATACACATCCTCATAGTGGGAAACAACTTTACTTTAGTAGTCTAAGTATATTGTGTGCATGTAAAAAAAGACTATGAGAGTTTATATTCTCATGTGGTTAGGATATTTATGCATTACAACCACAGTCTAATATGTAAAGTGAAATAAAGTAAAGTGAATGTGTCTAAGATAGTAAATGAATAACCTCACTTTTATGAGAAGTTAAGGATAAgattaacatatttttcattataggAAAGGTTGATAAAGGAACCTTGATAACTTTAGCTATGAACAAATATACGCGAGCATTATAAAAAAGAGCGCtaagaaaatttgaatgatgaGCCATGTGCAATTTGAGGTACATTATGGACTATCAATTTACTAGGTGTTTAGCAGGGGTATAGGAGGGATGAGTTATACTTGTGTTACAGGTAGAAGATGAGTTATGCAAGGACATGGAGAAGTGAGAATAAGCTACAAAAGATTGCATGCATGAGGAGGGTATGACTAAATTCGAGTTGAATCAAGCCTAAACAGGGCTTGTTTTAAAATGGGTTTGGCTCATTTTTAGTTTAGACTCGTTGAGCATGAAGAAACATTAGTTCATATTTGTTTACTTTACAATTTAAGAGTTTGTGATCAACTCACACCTAACTCGAGTTCATGTGGATTGACTTGACTTGGCTCTGGTTCGCATGAGATGTTTAGCTTGACTCTTCTAAACGATGtcatttcttttagtttttttaatgatGAAAGTCATGCTTAACTCATGAGTCGAGCATGACTTCTATTCaggtttgtttttcttattagtTCTTTGTTCGTATTCGACTTCGTGTTTGCTTATCTCATGTTTGTATTTGAACTCGTTTGAGTTCAAACAAATTTGTTTCGAATCTAATTCCAAAAGAGGGTATTCGACTTGTTTagataatattatgtatttacttattttattatgtattgcACATTTACTAAGATCATGATTTGAGTTTCATTGTATTAACACATTTCGCATGTCCATTTTCTATGTTTTGATCCTTGAGCATTTAGGTCACCAAAACAATTCGACAACCCTAGAGCAGGCAAGGCAGGGAATAAAAACAGAAGTGTAACGGTTGAATTTCAGGGCAGTAACGGTCATCTAGACAAAGACGCCTCTTTCTAACTGTAACTTCTGAGAAGGCGGTCTTTTAAGAGCCTGCCGGTGTGGAGCCAGCTAAGTCACAGCAAGTTCTTCATTATCAATATTAAGAAATCCACCGCCACCACAGCGTTCACACTCTTCAAACACTGAATTCTACACCTACTAACGTGTGTTTGACCCTTGTGTCCCTTTCACTATTCTCAAATTACCTTCAAttaaggattaaaaaaatattaataatgcacTACTTTGTGTAAACGAAGGGTAAAAGTGTAATTAAACTCTCAAATAAACTGGTCAAACAAGTGTAAAAATAACCCAAAAGCCCTTTTCCAACACGGAGAATTGGGAGTGAAGAGCCAGACTCTTCTCTCCCTACTCGTTTTATATATCTTCTCTGCTTCCTTCATCTTTAACGCTTCAACGCAAACAGAAAGCACTGAACTTTCGAACGTTGCAATTCGTTTGCAAGATCGTTTCATCGCAAAAACAGAAACAGTAACAATAATGTCGTGTACGTTAGCGGTTTCTAACTCTCCCGTGTTTTCTCCGTCATCGTCTCTGTTTGAACCGCTTGCTCTCCCGTTAGCCCACGTTAAGTTTTCGCCTTCGTCTGCGTTGTCTCCGACCCCTTCTTCTCCTTGTTCTCCTTTTCGGTTTCGTATTCAGAAGCCACTCACTAGAACGACGTCGTCGGCTGCAGTTGCGGCTGAGGCGTCCACACAGACGATACTGAAAAGAAAGAGGCCGGCGAAGCTTCATATTCCCGTTGCTGCCTTGGGCTTTGGAGGGTCGGTGACTCCCAGAGAAGGGAAAAGAGATGAAGTGGAAGAGGAAAGAGAAGGGTGTTACTCTGTTTATTGTAAAAGAGGGAGAAGAGAATTTATGGAGGATCGTTACTCTGCTGTCCTTGATTTCCAAGGAGATTCGAAACAGgtattgtaaaataaattattttagtacaattttaattgatttttgagTTTCAATGTTTAAAAGGAGAATTAGGATGCTGGATTTGATCAACAGATTTGCCAAAAAAGTATGTTAAATTGTGCCTTTAAAGGGGAATTTTAGCGATTAATACTGGGTTTTAGGGATAATTGATGAATATTCTCCTCAATTCAAgaataaattttacaataaattcatataaaagaaattattctCCTTTGAAAGCGAACTTTAGCAATAATTTTAGAGTTGAGTGGTGTTTGATATGCTTCAATTCTTTACTTGTAGGCTATCTTTGGTATTTTTGATGGACATGGAGGCGCCAAAGCTGCTGAATATGCAGCAGGGAATCTAGATAAGAACATTTTGGAGGAATTGACGAAGAATGGTGAACATGAAATTGCGGATGCAGTCAAACGTGGTTATTTGAATACAGATTCTGAGTTTCTAAAGGAAGATGTCCGTGGTGGCTCATGTTGTGTGACAGCTTTGATACGAAAAGGAACTCTTATTGTATCAAATGCTGGTGATTGTCGAGCTGTG includes:
- the LOC123224811 gene encoding probable protein phosphatase 2C 25, translated to MSCTLAVSNSPVFSPSSSLFEPLALPLAHVKFSPSSALSPTPSSPCSPFRFRIQKPLTRTTSSAAVAAEASTQTILKRKRPAKLHIPVAALGFGGSVTPREGKRDEVEEEREGCYSVYCKRGRREFMEDRYSAVLDFQGDSKQAIFGIFDGHGGAKAAEYAAGNLDKNILEELTKNGEHEIADAVKRGYLNTDSEFLKEDVRGGSCCVTALIRKGTLIVSNAGDCRAVMSHGGLAEALTSDHRPSREDEKNRIETLGGYVDLCHGLWRVQGSLAVSRGIGDRHLKQWVIAEPETTIIRIKPEYEFLILASDGLWDKVSNQEAVDIARHFCRDIDVPAPMLACKKLVDLSVSRGSVDDISVMLIQLNSYI